A single region of the Rhizobium sp. NLR16a genome encodes:
- a CDS encoding aldo/keto reductase: protein MKTRRIGKTGLEVTEISYGAAPLGGLYRDCPRDQAMETLQAAWDSGIRYFDVAPWYGLGLAERRVGDFLRDQPDGAYVLSTKVGRLLRPVPTGTVPDYSYVNPLSFDADYDYSYDGIMRSVEFSYARLGLNRIDILYVHDIGVYTHGAAKNAVYQKQLLDSGIKALDALKSSGAISAFGLGVNEVPVCLDVMRHADLDCILLAGRYTLLDRSAVAELLPLCRQKGTSLVVGGVFNSGILATGPVPGSHFDYMPADADVLAKVGAMEAIAKRHGVPLAAAAMQFPLRDPIVASVLIGTAKPSSLTRNMETVEPPLADEIYDEFEPYTLTAPPLGAEAVRV, encoded by the coding sequence ATGAAGACGAGACGGATCGGCAAGACCGGGCTTGAGGTGACCGAGATCAGCTACGGTGCAGCTCCCCTGGGTGGTCTCTACCGCGACTGCCCGCGCGATCAGGCGATGGAGACGCTGCAGGCAGCCTGGGACAGCGGCATCCGCTATTTCGATGTCGCTCCCTGGTACGGCCTCGGCCTTGCGGAACGGCGCGTTGGCGATTTCCTGCGCGATCAGCCGGATGGCGCCTATGTGCTTTCCACCAAGGTCGGCCGGCTGCTGAGGCCGGTGCCGACGGGTACCGTTCCCGACTATAGCTATGTCAATCCGCTCTCCTTCGACGCCGATTACGACTATTCCTATGACGGCATCATGCGCTCGGTCGAGTTCAGCTATGCGCGCCTCGGCCTCAACCGCATCGACATTCTCTACGTGCATGATATCGGCGTCTATACGCATGGCGCGGCGAAGAACGCGGTCTACCAGAAGCAGCTTCTCGATTCCGGCATCAAGGCGCTGGACGCGCTCAAGTCATCGGGCGCCATCTCTGCCTTCGGCCTCGGCGTCAACGAGGTGCCGGTCTGCCTCGACGTCATGCGCCATGCCGATCTCGACTGCATCCTGCTTGCCGGCCGTTATACGCTGCTCGACCGTTCGGCGGTCGCCGAACTTCTGCCGCTCTGCCGGCAGAAGGGCACATCGCTCGTCGTCGGCGGCGTCTTCAACTCCGGCATCCTCGCTACAGGCCCGGTGCCGGGCTCACATTTCGACTATATGCCGGCCGATGCGGACGTTCTTGCCAAGGTCGGCGCCATGGAGGCAATCGCCAAGCGTCACGGCGTGCCGCTCGCGGCCGCCGCCATGCAATTTCCACTGCGCGACCCGATCGTCGCCTCGGTGCTGATCGGCACGGCAAAACCGTCGAGCCTGACGCGCAACATGGAGACAGTCGAGCCGCCGCTAGCCGACGAGATCTACGACGAATTCGAACCCTATACGCTCACTGCGCCGCCGCTCGGCGCCGAAGCGGTCCGGGTCTGA